The Thunnus maccoyii chromosome 15, fThuMac1.1, whole genome shotgun sequence DNA segment GAATAAAATTCCGGTAGGGAAAtattaaatacttaaaatataatgtcacgaaaaatgaaatattagcTTAAAAAAACTGCAGAGGACATGACCTCTGTATCCTCAAAAAAACAGGACTATTGAGGATATGGAGGTCctcagacattttgatttgtcctttgggaaaagcacagatgttactaataacattaatgatggctctgtttgATTCAAGTGTTCCAGTAAGccgtgacagtgtgacagtgagcctgCATGCACACTACAAGACCCTAAAACTGAACCAGTTAAATGTAATTCAGTCATAATTTATTATATCACACCTCTGACATGTAAAAAATATCTTCAGTAAAAAAGATCTATGGTAGCTACGGCCTTGTTAAGTACAGACTGTTATATAACTGACATCTTGGTAAGCCTGTAGACTTTACCAAGAGAGCCATTGAGACCgattcttgtttattttaaaaatgttgtgtaaATTTAAGTCTTAATCAGGGGTGTCCACACTTAACATGTAATTAATGATCCCATGCAGATATTTATAGGCCACTAATGTGGGGGAAGTATGTACACAAGTTATTTTATCAACCCAAATTTTCTCTGACACTTGACAGTCACACAGGTAACTTCCACTCattgtgcaaaacaaaacaatattaggagaattaacagtgaaataacagttttttacTTGCTTGTTTGTGTAAGTTTAgattattaaagtgtttttcaaagtcTGCTCCACCACTTCATAGACTCTGTGTAGTAGATAAATTTGGTAACAGCTGTTTTGATCACAAGAACACCGAGTACAAATACTCTGTGGGAGGGGGGTAAAGTGTAATAAAGTCATGTATGCAACACGTGTTCAACATCATTTCAACCTAAAGGTAAAATCacaatgagtgaaatgttcaagtGAGAACCACAATTTTCCAAAGCATTTTACTTGTAAAAGCATCTTTGATTCATTACAAGACAAAAGTTAAAGATGATCTCAAGGTGAAGGCTCACTTTCATACAGAAATTCAGTGTTATGAGCAGTTTAGTGCTTGTCTGTGCATTAAAACTCTCTTTCAAAGACAGACACTGATCCCTTTTATCaccaacattttcattcagatgttcacagaaaagaaaaattcttCTGGAACTTCTTGGCAGAGCATGGAGAAAGGACGAAAACCTTCATTTAGTTAGCATATTTAAGGAtagcttcacaatttttcaagtcggTCTTAAAACtccagtcaggtgcccatatggaCATTGaaacactgtaatcattcctgcttttcacactgaccattagaagatcctccAAATGCATTTTCAAAGTAAGTGGACAAAATTCAttgtttatgaaaaaatatatttcagagtTCATCTGAATTTAATGTGAGGCTTAAGTCGTCCACACTAGTTGaattaagtggatatcttccaaagctAAAgtgttttagtacaaaattcctcTTTGTTTCCCCAGACAGCCTTTCTCTGTTGAATGGCAGTGAGAGgatagtaataaaaagaggaacatttgcagtaaaaaggtggaaaatatccacttgattttaCTAATTTGAATATAAGCTTCTTATAACCTGCAAATAGATTTTTGCACAAACTGAGGGCtgtccatcacttacattgaagcaCATTAAGAATgaatcttctaatggccagtatgaacaggaggaataattacagcaagaaaaaacattttcaatgttcatatgtaaatatgaatattattttaagacaaaactaactaactaattatAGTGTTGATATGAAATCTCATGGTGAATTGATGGTCTTTTCTTGGGTTATGTTCAGAttctgtgtgttactgtgtgggTGAAAATGTTTGGCAAGTGCTCTTGACCAATCATATAATGCCAGcagtgcagacaccctctcgAAAGCATTTAAAAGAGAACAGCCTTTCCCCTGTCTCTGCACGATTCTTGATCACCCCCCACAGTGCAGATCAGCTCCAACCAAGAAATTACCAACACTCTTGTCCTGACTTGACAACATGCTcttgttcctctttttgtttggTCTGGCTCTGGGTGCCGAGTCTCCTTCAGGTGACCATGAGATGAAGCTACAGCGTGGTAACTGTCCCATGTTCTGGTACAGCTTCAACGACCGCTGCTACAAGTATGTCTCCACGCGTATGACCTGGGCTGATGCAGAGCTccactgtgtgtcagagagtgCCAACCTGGTGTCTATCCACAGTCTGGAAGAACAGAAGTTCGTCAAATCCCTGATCAAGAACTTTGACCATGCTGAGGGATTCACTTGGATCGGACTCAGTGACACCCAGAAGGAAGGAAGATGGATGTGGTCTGATGGATCTGCAGTGAACTTTGTCTTTTGGAATTCAGGAGAGCCAAGCAACGGAGGAGGAAATGAAGACTGTGTTCACAACAACTTCGGTACTGGTCTAAAATGGAATGATGTCCCATGTTCTAAAACCTTTCCGTCTGTTTGTGCTTCTCGCATAGGCTGTCCTTAGCAAGTGATATGGTTGCTATGGACAACCTGGTGAATTTCCAACTGTTGTTCTGTTAAAATTCAATGGGCCTCAACAAAAAAGTTACAAATGTTTATGAagaagtcatttatcaaaccTTCATTTTCACCAGTGTTGGACATTCATAAAAGTTTGTCGCTACAGATAAGACCTGGGCTGATGCAGAGCTccactgtgtgtcagagaggCCAATCTGGTGTCTATCCACAGTCTggaacacaaaaaataaacatatatacaatTTTACATGTGTGTACAGAAGTTATTTCTCTAACTCTTACTTTCAccattgttggatgttcatatgcTAAAAAGATCTATGGTAGTTACGGCCTTGTTAAGTACAGACTGTTATATAACTGACATCTTGGTAAGCCTGTAGACTTTACCAAGAGAGCCATCAAGACctcttcttgtttattttaaaaatgttgtgtgaATTTAAGTCTTAATCAGGGGTCCAAACTTTACACGTAAATAATGATCCCATGCAGATATTTATAGGCCACTAATGTGGGGGAAGTATGTACACAAGTTATTTTATCAACCCAAATTTTCTCTGACATTTGACAGTCACACAGGTAACTTCCACTCattgtgcaaaacaaaacaatattaggagaattaacagtgaaataattcactgtttttcacTTGCTTGTTTAgattattaaagtgtttttctaAGTCTGCTCCACCATTTCATAGACTCTGTGTAGTAGATAAATTTGGTAACAGCTGTTtcaatcacacaaacactgagtaCAAATACTCTGTGGGAGGGGGGTAAAGTGCAATAAAGTCATGTATGCAACACGTGTTCAACATCGTTTCAACTCAAAGGTAAAATCacaatgagtgaaatgttcaagtGAGAACCACAATTTTCCAAAGCATTTTACTTGTAAAAGCATCTTTGATTCATTACAAGACAAAAATTAAAGATGATCTCAAGATGAAGGCTCACTTTCATACAGAAATTCAGTGTTATGAGCAGTTTAGTGCTTGTCTGTGCATTAAAACTCTTTATAAGATAGACACTGATCCCTTTTATCACCAACATTTTCCTTCAGAtattcacagaaaagaaaaaatcctcTGGAACTTCTTGGCAGAGCATGGAGAAAGGATAAAAAGGGGTGATTcagataaaaatgtgaaaaaaaatataaagatacaCCTTTCTAAAAAGTTTGCTGTCTAACAATTTCATTTGGTTTAAGAGTTAATGGGAATTAACTCAATCAGCAATGAGAGCAAAGTGCACATGATCCTACCCTGTAATTCTGATGCAGCTTGATCACACCCTGGACAACAGTATTACAAAGttgaaattatataattatattccCCCGACATGTTTCAATTAATCAAGCAATGTAATGTGTGAACAGCTGCCTCTGTCTCAACTCAGCTGATTCCAGTTGGCATGAGCTGTGACAAGAAGCACTCCATGCCATGtgctgcgtttgtgtgtgtgtgtgtgtgtgtatgtgaaagggaGGTAGGGTCACTGATGGTTGACACCCAGCAGTGATAAGGTTTGCTGATGCTGCTAACCCCTATCATTTTGTAGTCATCCTGAGGAGTCTTTTACTCAGCAGGCTTCTGCCAACTAAACAACGGTGACGGATAATGAAGGAAGTGTCAGACTTTTAGAATTACTGAGGACAATCACCCTCACCCAGAAAAAATGTTCAGACATATCTTAATgatctgaatttaaaaaaacatttcatttattcagtttcagctctattttctgtatatttttgttttccaataTGAAGATCTTAATGTTGTTGCAAAGCTCTCACTATTGCAGCAATAAAATTCTGGCAGGGAAAtattaaatacttaaaaaataagtgttcaaaaaatgaaaaatattaactCACCCCAGGTTCCCAAAACCCACAAATCCCCTGTAAAAAACTGCAGAGGACATGACCTCCATATCCTCAAAAAACCAGGTCTATTGAGGATATGGAGGTCctcagacattttgatttgtcatattggaaaagcacagatgttactaataatattaatgatggctctgtttgATTCAAGTGTTCCAGTAAGccgtgacagtgtgacagtgagctaGCATGCACACTACAAGACCATGAAATTTAACCAGctaaatgtaattcagccaTTATTTGTTATATCTCACCTGTAAAAATATCTTCAAGAAAAAATGATCTATGGTAGTTACGGCCTTGTTAAGTACAGACTGTTATACTGTTATCAAACTGACATCTTGGTAGGCCTGTAGACTTTACCAAGAGAGACATCAAGACCgattcttgtttattttaaacatgttgtgAATGAAGATCTTAATCAGGGGTGTCCACACTTAACACGTAAATAATGATCCCATGCAGATATTTATAGGCCACTAAAGTGGGGGAAGTATGTACACAAGTTATTTTATCAACCCAAATATTCTCTGACACTTGACAGTCACACAGATAACTTCCACTcattgtgcaaaacaaaaacatattattaggagaattaacagtgaaataatgTACTGTTTTTCACTTGCTTGTTTGTGTAAGTTTAgattattaaagtgtttttcaaagtcTGCTCCACCATTTCATAGACTCTGTGTAGTAGATAAATTTGGTAACAGCTgttttgatcacacacacaccaagtaCAAATACTCTGTGGGAGGGGGGTAAAGTGTAATAAAGTCAAATGTGTATGCGACATGTGTTCAACATcatttgagtgaaatgttcaagtGAGAACCACAATTTTCCAAAGCATTTTACTTGTAAAAGCATCTTTGATTCATTACAAGACAAAAGTTAAAGATGATCTAAAAGTGAAGGCTCACTTTCATACAGAAATTCAGTGTTATGAGCAGTTTAGTGCTTGTCTCTGCAGTAAAAaccaacattttcattcagatgttcacagaaaagaaaaattcttCTGGAACTTCTTGGCAGAGCATGGAGAAAGGATAAAATCGTCATTTAGTCTGGCATATTAGAGGAtagcttcacaatttttcaaggtGGTCTTAAAACtccagtcaggtgcccatattgACATTGaaacactgtaatcattcctcctgttcatattgaccattagaagatcctccAAGTGCCTTTTCAATGTAAGTGGACACAATTCAATGtccttgttttatgaaaaaatatatttttatctgaatttagtgTGAGGCTTACATCATCCACATTAGTtaaattaagtggatatcttccaatgTTAAAGTGTTTTAGTACAAAAATCCTCTTTGTTTCCCCAGACAGTCTTTCTCTGTTGAATGGCAGTGAGAGgatagtaataaaaagaggaacatttgcagtaaaaaggtggaagatatccacttgattttaCTAATTTGAATATAAGCTTCTTATAACCTGCAAATACATATTTGCACAAACTGAGGGCtgtccatcacttacattgaagcaCATTAAGAATGAATCTTCTaacggccagtatgaacaggaggaatgattacagcaagaaaaaacactttcaatgttcatatgtaaatatgaatattattttaagacaaaacTAACTAATTATAGTGTTGATATGAAATCTCATGGTGAATTGATGGTCTTTTCTTGGGTTATGTTCAGCttctgtgtgttactgtgtgggTGAAAATGTTTGGCAAGTGCTCTTGACCAATCATATAATGCCAGcagtgcagacaccctctctaaaGCATTTAAAAGAGAACAGCCTTTCCCCTGTCTCTGCACGATTCTTGATCACACCTCACAGTGCAGATCAGCTCCAATCAAGAAATTACCAACATGCTCTTGTTCCTCTTCTTGTTTGGTCTGGCTCTGGGTGCCGAGTCTCCTTCAGGTGACCATGAAATGAAGCTACAGCGTGGTAACTGTCCCATGTTCTGGTTCAGCTTCAATGACCGCTGCTACAAGTATGTCTCCACGTGTATGACTTGGGCTGATGCAGAGCTCCACTGTGTGTCAGAGAAGGCCACCCTGCTGTCTATCCACAGTCTGgatcacaaaaaataaacatatatatacaatattacGTGTGTGTACAGAAGTTATTTCTCTAACTCTTACTTTTACAATTGTTGGATGTTCACATATTCGACTCCAGTggttcaataaaaaaatctgtgtgaGTTTGCAAATTTCGGTTTGTGGACAAACTCacaatttgctttatttttatgaatattgaACATTCACACATGTAACTACAGTGATTGGTCGAAAAGAATATTCACGCAATTTTTGATAGTCtcaaaattttcttttttgtcccAATTTGactataaaatatgtttatagaATTACAATAAAAGGCATTTACTTTTAACAATAATGCAATAAAGACATTTCAATCCACAGATTTTTCCTCTTGCACATTTGTTTAGatttaaatgattgttttagTTAAAGAGCTTTTACATGTCTGTTCTAGATTTTCATACTCTGCTTGTTGATTAAATGAAGGAACATCACATGAATTTTATATTCTGATTCATCAATAATAGGGAGTTTTGTTACCTTCAAGCAGCCTCCTCCAGAGACCAATAATTCTCTTTTTAACTGCAACACAAAGTATCTTCCCAACTCTCCATAGACCTTATTAATACAGattgtcattttaacttttaaggTATACTTAAGAAATGTGTAGCTTTTCcagtatgtgtatatttt contains these protein-coding regions:
- the LOC121912844 gene encoding lactose-binding lectin l-2-like translates to MLLFLFLFGLALGAESPSGDHEMKLQRGNCPMFWYSFNDRCYKYVSTRMTWADAELHCVSESANLVSIHSLEEQKFVKSLIKNFDHAEGFTWIGLSDTQKEGRWMWSDGSAVNFVFWNSGEPSNGGGNEDCVHNNFGTGLKWNDVPCSKTFPSVCASRIGCP